One Camelus dromedarius isolate mCamDro1 chromosome 6, mCamDro1.pat, whole genome shotgun sequence genomic region harbors:
- the PRSS35 gene encoding inactive serine protease 35 codes for METILFWLIFFTLGWTIIDGSETEKDFMWHLRKIPRVVSERTFRLTSPNFEADARMVLKRVCGIECQKELPAPSLSDLEDSLSYETVFENGTRTLTRVKVQGWVLEPTQNLTTQGAPVRRKRQVYGTDSRFSILDKRFLTNFPFNTAVKLSTGCSGILISPNHVLTAAHCIHDGQDYIKGSKRLRVGLLKMRKKGGGKKRRGSRRSRRDASGGDESEVTKENLKERASARRRRKESARGQRGADGKPSFQWTRVKNTHIPKGWARGGQGDAALDYDYALLELKRPHRKKYMELGISPTIKKLPGGMIHFSGFDHDRPDQLVYRFCSVSDESNDLLYQYCDAESGSTGSGVYLRLKEPDKKSWKRKIIAVYSGHQWVDVHGVQKDYNVAVRITPLKYAQICLWMHGDDANCTSG; via the coding sequence ATGGAAACCATACTATTTTGGTTGATATTTTTCACCCTTGGGTGGACCATCATTGATGGATCAGAAACGGAAAAGGATTTTATGTGGCACTTGAGAAAAATACCCCGGGTTGTCAGTGAGAGGACTTTCCGTCTCACCAGCCCCAACTTTGAGGCAGATGCTAGGATGGTGTTAAAGAGAGTGTGTGGCATTGAATGCCAGAAAGAACTCCCCGCTCCCAGCCTTTCTGACCTCGAAGACTCTCTTTCATATGAGACTGTCTTTGAGAATGGCACCCGAACCTTGACCAGAGTCAAAGTTCAAGGCTGGGTCCTGGAGCCAACTCAAAATCTCACCACACAAGGAGCACCTGTTCGGAGGAAGAGGCAGGTGTACGGCACCGACAGCAGATTCAGCATCTTAGACAAAAGATTCTTGACCAATTTCCCTTTCAATACTGCCGTGAAGCTCTCCACGGGCTGCAGCGGCATCCTCATCTCCCCCAATCACGTCCTAACAGCTGCCCACTGCATCCACGACGGACAGGACTACATCAAAGGGAGTAAAAGGCTAAGGGTAGGGTTGttgaagatgagaaagaaaggtGGTGGCAAGAAACGTCGGGGttccaggaggagcaggagggacgCAAGTGGTGGTGATGAAAGCGAGGTGACCAAAGAGAACCTGAAGGAGCGAGCCAGCgccagaaggaggaggaaggaatctGCTCGGGGTCAGCGAGGTGCTGATGGGAAGCCCTCCTTCCAGTGGACCCGAGTCAAGAATACCCACATTCCCAAAGGCTGGGCCAGAGGCGGGCAGGGAGACGCTGCCTTGGACTACGACTACGCCCTTCTGGAGCTGAAGCGCCCTCACAGAAAGAAATACATGGAGCTGGGAATCAGTCCTACCATCAAGAAGCTGCCCGGCGGGATGATCCACTTCTCAGGCTTTGATCACGACCGGCCAGATCAGTTAGTCTACCGGTTTTGCAGCGTGTCTGATGAATCCAACGATCTCCTCTATCAATACTGCGATGCCGAGTCGGGCTCCACCGGCTCTGGGGTCTATCTGCGTCTGAAAGAGCCAGACAAAAAGAGTTGGAAGCGCAAAATCATTGCGGTCTATTCAGGCCACCAATGGGTGGACGTGCATGGTGTTCAGAAGGACTATAACGTGGCGG